A window from Nycticebus coucang isolate mNycCou1 chromosome X, mNycCou1.pri, whole genome shotgun sequence encodes these proteins:
- the LOC128578256 gene encoding ferritin heavy chain-like, with protein sequence MATVPSQVRINYHTNCEVGVNRQINLELYAYYVYLSMAIYFDRDDVALKNFARYFQRQSHRYWELAKMLMELQNQRGGRVHLQDIKNPGGDDWEDGLQAMECALHLEKNVNQSLLNLYHLARNKGDVQLCDFLEKHFLRQQVKTIKELGGYLTNLHRLGALNSKLAEYVFDKLTLGTSDKEN encoded by the coding sequence ATGGCCACCGTGCCCTCCCAGGTACGCATAAACTACCACACCAATTGCGAGGTCGGTGTCAACCGCCAGATCAACCTGGAGCTGTATGCCTACTACGTATACCTCTCCATGGCTATCTACTTCGACCGCGACGACGTGGCCCTGAAGAACTTCGCCCGCTACTTCCAGCGCCAGTCACATAGGTATTGGGAGCTGGCCAAGATGCTTATGGAGCTGCAAAACCAGCGCGGGGGCCGTGTCCACCTTCAAGACATCAAGAACCCCGGTGGCGACGACTGGGAGGACGGCCTGCAAGCCATGGAATGTGCACTCCATCTGGAGAAGAATGTCAACCAGAGCCTCCTGAACCTGTACCACCTGGCCAGAAACAAAGGTGACGTGCAGCTCTGCGACTTCCTGGAGAAACACTTTCTGCGCCAGCAGGTCAAGACCATCAAGGAGCTGGGTGGCTACCTCACCAACCTGCACAGGCTGGGAGCCCTGAACTCCAAGTTGGCTGAGTACGTCTTTGACAAGCTCACCCTGGGCACCAGTGACAAAGAGAACTGA